The Oceanispirochaeta sp. M1 sequence CAGCAGCTAAGCCATTATGCTACCGGGGAGTATTACCTTTTTACCGATGCGGATACAGTTCATAAGACAAACAGCCTCTCTTTTATTGTTACAAATATGCTTCATCATAAGGCAGACCTCATATCGGCTCTTCCTAATGAGATTATCAAAACATTCGGTGAGCTGATCAATGTTCCGGCTCTGTATGTGATGACTACGGTTATAATGCCCCTTCCGGCTATAGATCTGATGAAATGGAAAGAAGCATCCTATTGTCTGGGACAGTATTTCTGCATCAAAGCGGATGTATATAAAGATATAGATGGTTTTGAACATGTCAGGCATCTTATTACTGAAGATGTTGCATTCGGAAAAGAAGTTAAGCGTAGAGGATATAAGACTCTATTTCTTGACGGACAGAAGTATGTGGATTGTCACATGTATAGTAGTTATATTGAATCTTTCAAAGGTTTTGGTAAAAATATCTATTCTTCCGTCGGCTTCAACCTTATAATTTTTTCATTGACCGCAATTCTTATCTTTATGACCGTGAACTTTCCCTTCGGTGTCTTTATAGCATCACTGATTAAAGGGACTCTCAGTCCCCTTCTGGTTCTTCCTACAGCAATCTTTACACTGGCGTGGACCATTGTTACAATTTTCCACAAGCTCCCCTGGTATAATCCTGTTCTCTATCCTCTGCAGTATACGAATCTACTTATTATGGCTATTTTCTATACAATTAAATTCCGCCTTACTCCGGGAATCAGCTGGAAGGGCCGGGTTGTTAAATAATTCAATAAATAAAGAATTATTCGAAAACCATCTAAAATCATCAAAAAAATAGATATTCCTCTTTTAGCGCTTTAAAATTGATTTAATGGCAAGTTCTAAAAATACTCAGGTACTCCTTGAACATGAACCCCGATATGGCCACCGGTTATCCCTATAGGAAAAGAGGTCAGGAAATATATCTGAAAGGAAGAATTACGGCTATTGTGGATGTCTTTGATGCTCTGTATAATCGGAGGATTTACAAAGATCCATGGTCATTAGAGAAGATTCAGATTCTTTTTGAAGAA is a genomic window containing:
- a CDS encoding glycosyltransferase family 2 protein, whose translation is MIRTKKPSLKNTPKITVMVPARNEENNIRACVESLLSQDYPDFEVMVIDDNSTDNTAAILKELSKRDDRLTVYTGSKLPEGWYGKPWALQQLSHYATGEYYLFTDADTVHKTNSLSFIVTNMLHHKADLISALPNEIIKTFGELINVPALYVMTTVIMPLPAIDLMKWKEASYCLGQYFCIKADVYKDIDGFEHVRHLITEDVAFGKEVKRRGYKTLFLDGQKYVDCHMYSSYIESFKGFGKNIYSSVGFNLIIFSLTAILIFMTVNFPFGVFIASLIKGTLSPLLVLPTAIFTLAWTIVTIFHKLPWYNPVLYPLQYTNLLIMAIFYTIKFRLTPGISWKGRVVK
- a CDS encoding HD-GYP domain-containing protein; its protein translation is MNPDMATGYPYRKRGQEIYLKGRITAIVDVFDALYNRRIYKDPWSLEKIQILFEEECVRHFDPELVDCFIENIDEIVEVQTVYSARHKHIFCRNCSAVV